One window of Saprospiraceae bacterium genomic DNA carries:
- a CDS encoding TonB-dependent receptor, translated as MRQVSGSTVGGLVIPGFYDLSNSTEQARATRRTTQYRLYGIYFNNSLSFRDYATFEYSARQDYSSTLPVDNRGFFYQAVGFSFVPTSVGDWSFGPFNYLKLRGGIGSAGKDAPLYRLNTYYNLNPLLLDLGDDFQVRFPFNEQAGAQKGNSIGNPSLKPELSITSEVGVDIGLLKDRLELNATVYKINSKNQIVDVNIPWSSGFAFVPANIGKMENKGVEIGATITPLHTRNFTWKINGSWSKNKNKVIEINDPNIDGEELTIYTGLVHFTGHGSLNLVAVEGQPFGTFKGTGFTYDNQGRIVVNASGNPQKSAELEYLGNYQPNFLYTIGTEFKFWNFTLNALLDGKDGGLFYSGTKLSTEFNGTASTTLINDRKAFVVDNSVTLNGDVNTKETSAYSYFRGLPASAYLLDASYLKFRELSLFYNFPSFKGKNGFSSLSLGVFAKNLKFWVAKENTFADPEVGGVGGASDAVGIETTTTPTARSIGAELRVRF; from the coding sequence TTGCGTCAAGTTTCTGGATCTACCGTGGGGGGGCTTGTAATCCCTGGATTTTATGACTTGTCTAACTCAACAGAACAAGCACGTGCAACCAGAAGAACAACTCAATACCGTCTTTATGGAATTTACTTTAATAATTCTTTGAGCTTCAGAGATTATGCAACGTTTGAATATTCTGCAAGACAAGATTATTCTTCAACCTTGCCAGTAGATAATAGAGGATTCTTTTATCAGGCAGTTGGATTTTCATTTGTTCCAACCTCGGTGGGTGATTGGAGTTTTGGTCCATTCAACTACTTGAAGTTAAGAGGAGGCATTGGTAGTGCTGGAAAAGATGCTCCATTGTACCGTCTAAATACGTATTACAATTTAAATCCATTGTTATTGGATTTAGGAGATGATTTCCAAGTGCGCTTTCCATTCAACGAACAAGCGGGTGCACAAAAAGGCAACAGCATTGGTAACCCAAGTTTAAAACCTGAGTTATCCATAACTTCAGAAGTAGGAGTTGATATTGGTTTATTAAAAGATCGTTTAGAATTAAACGCGACCGTTTATAAAATCAATTCTAAAAATCAAATCGTAGATGTAAACATTCCTTGGTCTTCAGGTTTTGCATTTGTTCCAGCTAACATTGGAAAGATGGAAAACAAAGGGGTTGAAATTGGTGCGACCATCACTCCGCTGCACACTAGAAATTTCACTTGGAAAATCAATGGTTCCTGGTCAAAGAATAAAAATAAAGTTATTGAAATCAATGACCCAAATATTGATGGGGAGGAATTAACTATTTACACCGGATTGGTGCACTTCACAGGCCATGGTTCATTAAACCTGGTTGCTGTAGAAGGACAACCATTTGGAACATTTAAAGGCACCGGATTTACTTATGACAACCAAGGACGTATCGTTGTAAATGCCAGTGGCAATCCACAAAAAAGTGCGGAGTTGGAATACTTAGGTAACTATCAACCTAATTTCCTTTATACAATTGGTACCGAATTTAAATTCTGGAATTTTACTTTAAATGCATTGCTTGATGGTAAAGACGGTGGTTTGTTTTATTCTGGTACTAAATTAAGTACCGAGTTTAACGGAACAGCCAGTACGACCTTGATCAATGATCGCAAAGCATTTGTTGTTGACAACAGTGTAACTTTAAATGGGGATGTAAATACAAAAGAAACCAGTGCTTATTCTTATTTCAGAGGTTTACCTGCAAGTGCTTATTTGTTGGATGCTTCTTATTTGAAATTCAGAGAATTGAGCTTGTTCTATAATTTCCCATCGTTTAAAGGTAAAAATGGATTCAGTTCACTTTCATTGGGAGTATTTGCCAAAAACCTAAAATTCTGGGTTGCAAAAGAAAATACGTTTGCAGATCCTGAAGTTGGTGGAGTAGGAGGAGCTTCTGATGCAGTGGGAATTGAAACAACCACTACACCTACAGCGAGAAGTATTGGAGCTGAATTAAGAGTAAGATTCTAA
- a CDS encoding TonB-dependent receptor plug domain-containing protein, whose protein sequence is MKKVLFVFLSLFCILASAQAQRMVKGTVTDKKGDPVIGANILAKGTNVGTVTDLNGSYSLNVPAGVSTLVVSYTGYNTQELTLGVSNLLDVSMDEGVLLTETVITALGVKRNKSDVVYANQSVNSEDLNSSASRSVLNALQGKVAGVKIGQASGAVGASTRVVLRGETSLTQGNNALIVVDGVPVNNSATSGGGGTGKDGDRDNYVDFGNRGNDINPDDIENVTVLKGPAATTLYGSRGGSGVILITTKAGRKSEKPNISFNSSYSAEHVLLLYKYQEQYGSGYESCNGCGGGINIFMGENFAWGSKFDGRLIPWTAAPFDENHELIPLSNGKLEQLVRPYSAVKDNVKNFFEIGQTIRNNFSISGGSDKFTYLLSYTNFSNKGIVLNTELNKHNIQLNVGAQFSDKWRSDFKMNYSKINQRGATEGGYPFGYSAGTPAMAFVTQTPSNIPFNELRDYNSPYHDFKGFYGQYSINPYYILDNQDLRNSVDNVISSASLTYKPAPKWSFTGRISTNFITSSVTEKGPKFAYHTAFTWADGELLDGGRTPESVFSLGSYKESSTRITDLIYDAYGNYATGLGKDFKLSSTLGLNSID, encoded by the coding sequence ATGAAGAAAGTTTTATTTGTTTTTCTGTCGCTTTTTTGCATTCTGGCTTCAGCGCAAGCACAGCGAATGGTAAAAGGTACAGTTACCGACAAGAAAGGTGATCCGGTTATTGGTGCAAACATTTTAGCCAAAGGCACCAATGTAGGAACCGTCACTGATCTAAATGGCAGTTACAGTTTAAATGTTCCGGCCGGGGTTTCAACCCTTGTAGTAAGTTATACCGGCTACAATACCCAGGAACTTACACTAGGCGTAAGCAATTTGCTTGACGTTTCTATGGACGAAGGTGTGTTATTAACGGAAACCGTTATTACCGCATTGGGAGTTAAAAGAAACAAAAGCGATGTAGTTTATGCCAATCAATCTGTTAATTCAGAGGATTTGAATTCATCTGCAAGTCGAAGCGTATTAAATGCTCTTCAAGGAAAGGTTGCAGGGGTTAAAATTGGCCAGGCTTCTGGAGCAGTTGGTGCTTCTACCCGGGTAGTTTTAAGAGGAGAAACTTCTTTGACCCAAGGGAATAATGCATTAATTGTTGTAGACGGAGTGCCAGTAAACAACAGCGCCACTTCAGGTGGAGGCGGTACCGGTAAAGATGGAGACCGTGATAATTATGTTGACTTTGGAAACAGAGGAAATGACATCAATCCCGATGACATTGAAAATGTTACAGTATTAAAAGGACCTGCAGCGACCACATTGTATGGTTCAAGAGGTGGATCCGGTGTAATCTTGATTACAACAAAAGCTGGAAGAAAATCAGAAAAACCAAATATTTCTTTCAACTCATCGTATAGTGCAGAACACGTATTGTTGCTTTATAAATATCAGGAACAATATGGTTCAGGATATGAATCTTGCAATGGTTGCGGAGGTGGAATTAATATTTTTATGGGAGAAAACTTTGCCTGGGGTTCTAAATTTGATGGACGTCTGATACCATGGACAGCAGCTCCTTTTGATGAAAATCACGAATTGATACCATTGTCTAATGGTAAACTCGAGCAATTGGTAAGGCCTTACAGTGCTGTAAAAGATAACGTTAAAAACTTTTTTGAAATCGGTCAAACCATCCGCAATAATTTTTCAATCAGTGGGGGTAGTGATAAATTTACCTATCTGTTATCTTATACCAATTTTAGCAATAAAGGAATTGTTTTAAATACCGAATTAAATAAACACAACATTCAATTGAATGTAGGTGCACAATTCTCTGATAAATGGAGGTCTGATTTTAAAATGAATTATTCCAAAATTAATCAAAGAGGTGCTACAGAAGGAGGTTACCCATTTGGATATTCCGCAGGAACTCCAGCAATGGCATTTGTTACGCAGACGCCATCCAACATTCCTTTTAATGAATTACGGGATTACAACAGTCCGTACCATGATTTCAAAGGTTTTTATGGACAATATTCTATCAATCCATATTACATCCTTGACAACCAGGATCTACGCAATTCAGTAGATAACGTGATTTCCAGTGCTTCCTTGACATATAAGCCAGCACCAAAATGGAGCTTTACAGGTCGTATCAGCACCAACTTTATTACAAGTTCAGTAACTGAAAAAGGACCAAAATTTGCTTACCATACTGCGTTTACTTGGGCAGATGGTGAATTATTGGATGGAGGAAGAACTCCTGAATCTGTATTCAGTTTGGGATCATACAAAGAATCATCAACAAGAATTACCGATCTTATCTATGATGCATATGGAAATTATGCTACCGGATTGGGTAAAGATTTTAAATTAAGCAGCACTTTGGGTTTGAATTCTATTGACTAG
- a CDS encoding pyridoxine 5'-phosphate synthase has product MTRLSVNINKIALIRNSRKGNYPDLIKFALDCERFGADGITVHPRPDQRHIGFADIGELKKVLKTELNIEGFPSTHFIDLVCTHKPAQVTLVPDSPEVLTSDQGWNIERNRKLLEHCIAQFKREGIRVSLFLDPDVEMVQHARDVGSDCIELYTGPYSWTYTSDRLSHIKLHEAAATKGIELGLGIHAGHDLNLQNLAYYKLQLPRLDEVSIGHALITDAIYFGLENAIGMYKNCIK; this is encoded by the coding sequence GTGACCAGATTAAGTGTAAATATCAATAAAATTGCTTTAATCCGAAATTCCCGTAAAGGCAATTACCCCGATTTGATCAAGTTCGCACTGGATTGTGAGCGATTTGGAGCTGATGGAATCACGGTTCATCCACGACCAGACCAGCGACACATTGGGTTTGCCGATATTGGTGAATTAAAAAAAGTACTGAAGACCGAATTGAATATCGAGGGATTTCCTTCCACCCATTTTATTGATTTGGTCTGCACCCACAAACCTGCTCAGGTTACTTTAGTTCCTGATTCCCCTGAAGTCCTGACTTCCGATCAAGGTTGGAATATTGAAAGAAACCGCAAACTCCTTGAACATTGTATTGCTCAGTTTAAACGAGAAGGAATTCGGGTCTCTCTTTTCTTAGATCCTGATGTAGAAATGGTTCAACATGCCCGGGATGTAGGCTCAGATTGCATTGAATTGTACACAGGACCGTATTCCTGGACTTATACAAGCGATCGATTATCTCATATAAAATTGCATGAAGCAGCAGCAACAAAAGGCATCGAACTTGGCTTGGGGATTCATGCAGGACATGACCTGAATTTACAGAATTTAGCCTACTATAAATTGCAATTACCGCGTCTGGACGAGGTTTCTATTGGGCATGCACTCATTACAGATGCAATTTATTTTGGATTGGAAAATGCCATAGGGATGTATAAGAATTGTATCAAATAA
- a CDS encoding CPBP family intramembrane metalloprotease: protein MSKSKLIFLFYFVLLVLCGLLFSYALMFFGFWLKGIELSSILEDGPGLFEALSAPELLIMQLCSQVFSMILPAWIYMKMDTELASALQTKKFNLNLFVFCLSFFLLSIPLVGFSAYYNQLIPLPDWMIQNEDRVKQFIEKLLTFNSLSDLIMAFIVIAVIPAIAEEWVFRGILQNYLIRWLKNPWIGLILSAALFSGIHMQFEGFIPRFILGFSLGFVYLIGKSLWYPILLHLINNGSQVLLAYFNQEEIQKQLSGELEKPHASLVLLVTVLCILNAWYLFKKSTPEQ, encoded by the coding sequence ATGTCCAAAAGTAAGCTGATCTTTTTATTTTATTTTGTACTCCTGGTGCTTTGCGGCCTGTTGTTTAGTTATGCATTGATGTTTTTTGGTTTTTGGCTTAAAGGCATTGAGTTAAGTTCTATTCTGGAGGACGGTCCCGGTCTTTTTGAAGCATTGAGCGCACCAGAATTATTGATTATGCAATTATGCAGTCAGGTTTTTTCCATGATCCTGCCTGCCTGGATTTACATGAAAATGGATACCGAACTTGCTTCCGCTTTACAAACCAAGAAATTTAACTTGAATCTATTTGTCTTTTGTTTAAGTTTTTTTTTGTTGAGCATACCCCTGGTTGGATTTTCTGCATACTACAATCAATTAATTCCTTTACCTGATTGGATGATCCAAAACGAAGACCGGGTTAAACAATTTATTGAAAAACTGTTAACCTTCAATTCGCTTTCAGATTTAATCATGGCTTTCATCGTCATTGCAGTTATTCCTGCAATTGCAGAGGAATGGGTGTTTAGAGGAATACTCCAAAATTATTTGATTCGATGGCTTAAAAATCCATGGATTGGCTTGATTCTAAGTGCTGCACTCTTTTCCGGAATTCATATGCAATTTGAAGGGTTTATACCCAGATTTATCTTAGGCTTTAGTTTAGGTTTTGTGTATCTTATAGGAAAAAGCCTTTGGTATCCCATCTTGTTGCATCTAATTAATAATGGCAGTCAGGTTTTACTGGCATATTTTAATCAAGAGGAAATTCAAAAACAACTGAGTGGTGAACTGGAAAAACCACATGCAAGTCTCGTATTACTTGTCACGGTCTTATGCATTTTGAATGCCTGGTATTTATTTAAAAAATCGACTCCTGAACAATGA
- a CDS encoding phosphatidate cytidylyltransferase has protein sequence MKTRILTGLVLGLFMISGMLYSFFTCLMLFVIICAFSHQEWQKNFLINESKLTKTIYTVFFLVCLCILIFVEQVSYSNKLNEWLPYFNGSVILLLCLFGIPLYLNKNWKFTQSWYCGIFYIYFPLIAGIYFLNQDFETNRWLILGLVIINWCNDSFAYFTGRLLGRTPLAPSISPKKTIEGALGGIAFGILAAYLLNIYMFQQPYPIEKIIVLGVAVCIAGITGDLYESKMKRLAGIKDSGNLLPGHGGFLDRFDSFFYIIPVGIFVLSI, from the coding sequence ATGAAAACACGTATCCTTACCGGGTTGGTTTTAGGCTTGTTTATGATATCTGGCATGTTATACAGCTTTTTTACGTGTCTGATGTTGTTTGTAATTATTTGTGCTTTTTCACACCAAGAATGGCAAAAGAATTTTTTAATCAATGAATCAAAATTGACCAAGACCATTTACACTGTTTTTTTTCTTGTGTGTCTTTGCATTCTGATTTTTGTCGAGCAGGTAAGCTATTCAAATAAGCTAAATGAATGGCTCCCATATTTCAATGGAAGTGTAATTTTGTTATTGTGTTTATTTGGAATTCCCTTATACCTTAATAAAAACTGGAAATTTACACAGAGCTGGTATTGCGGTATTTTTTACATTTATTTTCCTCTGATTGCTGGAATCTACTTTTTAAATCAGGATTTTGAGACAAACCGGTGGCTTATTCTTGGATTGGTAATTATCAATTGGTGTAATGACAGTTTTGCATATTTTACTGGAAGGTTGCTGGGTAGAACGCCCCTCGCTCCGTCCATTTCACCTAAAAAAACAATTGAAGGAGCTTTAGGCGGCATTGCTTTTGGGATCCTGGCAGCTTATTTACTTAATATCTATATGTTTCAGCAGCCTTATCCTATTGAAAAAATAATTGTACTTGGCGTGGCTGTATGCATTGCAGGCATTACCGGAGATTTGTATGAATCTAAAATGAAACGCCTTGCAGGCATTAAAGACAGTGGAAATTTATTGCCGGGTCACGGTGGCTTCCTCGACCGATTCGATAGTTTTTTCTATATCATTCCTGTAGGTATTTTTGTACTCTCAATTTAA
- a CDS encoding phosphatidylserine decarboxylase family protein, which produces MYIHKEGRAWVIGSLLVYILLIILFQNIIPAYNWILIILLGIPFLLILNFFRNPIRTIPQPDDHMVYAAADGKIVVIEEVFEPEYFNDSRKMVSIFMNPLNVHCNRYPVSGKVVYTKYHPGKYLVAWHPKSSTENERNTVVIETAFGTQILMRQIAGALARRIVSYAQLNDSTKQGEDFGFIKFGSRVDLYFPLNAEIKVELQQLVKGNLDVIAHIK; this is translated from the coding sequence ATGTACATTCATAAAGAAGGACGCGCTTGGGTGATAGGATCCTTGTTGGTTTATATCCTGTTGATCATTTTATTTCAAAATATCATTCCAGCATACAATTGGATTCTGATCATTCTTTTAGGCATTCCATTCTTATTAATTCTCAATTTTTTCAGAAATCCAATTCGGACAATTCCTCAACCAGATGATCACATGGTCTATGCTGCTGCTGATGGAAAGATTGTAGTCATCGAAGAGGTTTTTGAGCCTGAATATTTTAATGACTCCCGTAAAATGGTGAGTATTTTTATGAATCCACTCAACGTACATTGCAATCGCTATCCGGTAAGTGGCAAAGTGGTTTATACAAAATACCATCCCGGAAAATATTTAGTTGCCTGGCATCCAAAATCTTCTACAGAAAATGAACGCAACACGGTAGTCATTGAAACTGCATTTGGTACACAAATTCTGATGCGTCAAATTGCAGGTGCATTGGCACGAAGGATTGTTTCCTATGCCCAACTTAATGATTCCACTAAACAAGGGGAAGATTTTGGTTTTATAAAATTTGGTTCCCGGGTGGATTTGTATTTCCCTTTAAATGCAGAAATCAAGGTGGAACTTCAGCAACTGGTTAAAGGGAATTTGGATGTGATCGCACACATTAAATAA
- a CDS encoding Crp/Fnr family transcriptional regulator, whose protein sequence is MDLNTLSEFRSSKELQEKLAAYGIAKHFSEGAVILDENAHIRSIPIVTSGSIRVIRTDDEDDRELFLYYIKAGESCIMSFLGGMHHDTSKVKAIAEEETDILFIPIEKVSLLIKEYPAWLDYIFRLYHKRFEELLDVVNEIAFKKMDERLLSFINKKCELTKSSTLYVTHEQLAQELGTARVVISRLLKQMETAGLVRLGRNKISLLVGNHIN, encoded by the coding sequence ATGGATTTAAATACTTTATCGGAATTCAGGTCATCTAAAGAATTGCAAGAAAAACTTGCAGCTTATGGCATTGCCAAACATTTTTCAGAAGGAGCTGTCATATTGGATGAAAATGCACACATTCGGTCGATTCCAATTGTGACCAGTGGAAGCATCCGGGTGATACGTACCGATGACGAAGACGATCGTGAATTGTTCTTATATTATATCAAAGCCGGCGAAAGCTGCATCATGTCCTTTTTAGGAGGCATGCATCATGACACCAGCAAAGTAAAAGCCATTGCAGAAGAAGAGACGGACATTTTATTTATTCCTATTGAGAAAGTTAGCTTACTAATTAAAGAGTATCCAGCCTGGCTTGATTATATATTTCGTTTATACCATAAACGTTTTGAAGAATTACTGGATGTAGTCAACGAGATTGCATTCAAGAAAATGGATGAACGCCTGCTCTCCTTTATCAATAAAAAATGCGAACTGACAAAAAGTTCGACGCTTTATGTCACACACGAGCAACTTGCTCAAGAACTAGGCACAGCGCGGGTTGTAATTTCTCGCTTACTAAAACAAATGGAAACAGCGGGTTTGGTTCGTTTGGGACGCAATAAAATAAGTTTACTTGTTGGGAATCACATTAATTAA
- a CDS encoding NAD(P)H-dependent oxidoreductase — protein MYLDENNLSTSEILDLKEYNFPIFEDTIKTFQNPTEQILDFAAKIKLADGIIIGTPEYNGGFPASLKNVIDLLYDEWHGKPICICTVSEGIFGGSQALISLQFILWKIGAWTVTNMFPVSNVAKSFDDKGNALDKTATDKLANVFLAELFESIEANALSNAVFN, from the coding sequence ATTTATTTGGATGAGAATAATTTATCTACTTCCGAAATATTAGATTTGAAAGAATACAACTTTCCCATTTTTGAAGACACCATTAAAACATTTCAAAACCCGACAGAACAAATTTTAGATTTTGCTGCCAAAATCAAATTGGCCGATGGAATTATAATTGGTACACCCGAATACAACGGTGGATTTCCTGCTAGTTTAAAAAATGTTATTGACCTTTTGTATGATGAATGGCACGGCAAACCAATATGCATATGCACGGTATCAGAAGGTATATTTGGTGGTTCGCAAGCATTGATTTCTTTACAATTTATACTTTGGAAAATAGGAGCATGGACAGTTACCAATATGTTTCCCGTTTCCAATGTTGCTAAATCTTTTGATGATAAAGGCAATGCTTTGGACAAAACAGCTACTGATAAATTAGCGAACGTTTTTTTGGCTGAATTATTTGAAAGTATTGAAGCCAACGCATTGTCCAATGCGGTTTTTAATTAA
- a CDS encoding type II toxin-antitoxin system PemK/MazF family toxin: protein MRRGEIWLLSLDPTVGAEIQKTRPCIIISIDQLNKLPLKVIIPITEWKTHYEEVPWMVKLTPDVNNNLQKMSAVDCFQVRSVSEIRIIKKVGLVNIDQLDKICTALAIVFGIN, encoded by the coding sequence ATGAGACGAGGGGAAATTTGGCTTCTTAGTCTTGATCCGACTGTTGGAGCAGAGATACAGAAAACTCGACCTTGTATAATAATAAGTATTGACCAACTTAACAAACTACCATTAAAAGTAATCATTCCAATAACTGAATGGAAAACTCATTATGAAGAAGTTCCATGGATGGTTAAACTTACTCCTGATGTCAATAATAATCTACAAAAAATGTCTGCAGTTGATTGTTTTCAGGTAAGATCTGTTTCAGAAATAAGAATTATTAAGAAAGTAGGATTAGTAAACATTGATCAGCTAGATAAAATTTGTACTGCATTAGCAATCGTCTTCGGTATAAATTGA
- a CDS encoding DUF2892 domain-containing protein, with product MKKNMGFIDRTIRIVIAVLIVGLYLGNMISGLLATILLILGAVFLITSTISFCPLYLPFGFSTRKSNDKL from the coding sequence ATGAAAAAGAACATGGGTTTTATTGATCGTACGATTCGGATTGTAATCGCTGTACTGATTGTTGGCTTATATCTGGGCAATATGATTTCAGGGCTTCTGGCAACAATCTTATTGATCCTTGGAGCTGTATTTTTGATAACCAGCACCATTAGTTTTTGTCCATTGTATTTGCCTTTCGGTTTTTCCACTAGAAAGTCTAATGACAAACTATAA
- a CDS encoding MBL fold metallo-hydrolase: protein MIIKQFEDKNLAHYSYAILSGHEMAIIDPSRDPQDYYDFAAQHQAKITAVIETHPHADFVSSHLEIQQHTGATIYVSKLLGAEYEHAGFDEGDAIVLGKISLKALNTPGHSPDSISIVAYDEQGKEHALFSGDTLFIGDCGRPDLREQAGAITAAREILAKQMYHSLRTKLMVLPDTVLIYPAHGAGSLCGKELSKLGVSSLGEEKLTNWSLQEQSEANFVTELLSDQPFIPKYFTYDVALNKKGAAPFAESISNIQIKLQISAEEFIKTYDPAVLVIDSRPQDQFKQAHLKNAYNLMNDSKFETWLGSIVFPEEPFYLIASNEQELNTLIARIAKIGYEHQIALAFTLESGNTNFKFFDSSALQKNEDAYTIIDIRNPGEVKSKPIFEHAMHIPLYELRERTNEIPLHKPILVHCAGGFRSAVGSSIIRSLIPAQTEVYDLSTAVKNFQS from the coding sequence ATGATTATTAAACAATTTGAAGATAAGAATTTAGCACATTATTCCTACGCGATCTTGAGTGGACACGAAATGGCCATCATTGATCCATCCAGAGATCCTCAGGATTATTACGATTTTGCAGCACAGCATCAAGCTAAAATTACCGCAGTCATTGAAACCCATCCCCATGCTGATTTTGTAAGCAGTCATTTGGAAATTCAACAACATACCGGTGCAACGATTTATGTGAGCAAACTACTGGGCGCTGAATATGAACATGCGGGCTTTGACGAGGGAGATGCCATCGTATTGGGTAAAATAAGCTTGAAAGCGCTCAATACACCGGGCCATTCACCGGATAGCATCAGCATTGTTGCCTACGATGAACAAGGAAAAGAACACGCACTCTTTTCAGGGGATACTTTGTTTATCGGTGATTGCGGAAGACCTGATTTAAGAGAACAGGCTGGCGCTATTACGGCTGCACGTGAAATCCTTGCCAAACAAATGTACCATTCCTTGCGCACGAAATTGATGGTTTTGCCGGATACGGTATTAATCTATCCCGCACACGGAGCGGGAAGTTTGTGTGGCAAAGAGTTGAGCAAACTGGGTGTCAGCAGTCTGGGTGAAGAAAAATTGACCAATTGGAGCTTGCAGGAACAAAGTGAAGCAAACTTTGTAACTGAATTGCTTTCTGACCAACCTTTTATTCCTAAGTATTTTACCTACGATGTGGCTTTAAACAAAAAAGGAGCCGCTCCGTTTGCCGAATCCATTTCAAACATCCAAATCAAACTTCAGATTTCAGCAGAGGAGTTTATAAAAACATACGATCCGGCAGTTTTAGTAATCGACAGTCGTCCACAAGATCAGTTTAAACAGGCGCATTTAAAAAATGCCTACAACCTGATGAACGATTCAAAATTTGAAACCTGGTTGGGCAGCATTGTATTTCCGGAAGAACCTTTTTATCTAATTGCTTCCAACGAACAGGAATTAAATACGCTGATAGCCCGCATTGCAAAAATCGGATATGAACATCAAATTGCATTGGCCTTCACCCTGGAATCCGGCAATACTAATTTTAAGTTCTTTGATAGCAGCGCCTTACAGAAAAACGAAGATGCTTATACCATCATTGATATTAGAAATCCGGGAGAAGTAAAATCAAAACCAATATTCGAACATGCCATGCACATTCCGCTGTACGAATTAAGAGAACGCACCAATGAAATTCCACTCCACAAACCAATCCTGGTGCATTGTGCTGGTGGCTTTAGAAGTGCGGTTGGAAGCAGCATCATCAGGTCATTAATTCCCGCACAAACGGAAGTCTATGATTTAAGTACCGCAGTTAAAAATTTTCAATCATGA
- a CDS encoding rhodanese-like domain-containing protein, whose amino-acid sequence MNLSKIISEQKASILDVRTPAEFSGGHVAGSINIPLQELPQRMAELKTLKQPLVICCASGMRSSQACTFLSQFEFNCLNGGSWMDVNYAQSLNHN is encoded by the coding sequence ATGAATCTATCAAAAATTATATCAGAACAAAAAGCAAGCATTCTCGATGTCCGAACACCGGCTGAATTCAGTGGTGGACATGTTGCAGGATCTATAAATATTCCGCTTCAGGAATTACCTCAACGCATGGCAGAATTGAAAACTCTAAAACAACCCTTAGTAATTTGTTGTGCCTCTGGCATGCGAAGCAGTCAGGCTTGTACCTTCTTAAGTCAATTTGAATTCAACTGCTTAAATGGGGGTTCCTGGATGGATGTCAATTACGCACAATCATTAAATCACAATTAA
- a CDS encoding rhodanese-like domain-containing protein: MLNALKKLFSSAPQTAFDKLHKNGAQIIDVRTPGEFQQGHIKGSVNIPLQVLPNQTSKIKKGKPIILCCASGMRSASAKSILVSKGFTEVYDGGGWTSLQNKIN, from the coding sequence ATGTTAAACGCACTAAAAAAATTATTTAGCAGTGCTCCTCAAACTGCATTTGACAAATTGCATAAAAATGGAGCACAAATTATTGATGTTCGGACACCAGGAGAATTCCAACAAGGACATATCAAAGGATCTGTAAACATTCCCTTACAAGTATTGCCCAATCAAACGAGTAAAATCAAAAAAGGCAAACCAATCATTTTGTGTTGTGCTTCCGGAATGCGTAGTGCATCTGCAAAAAGCATTCTTGTAAGTAAAGGATTTACAGAAGTATATGATGGTGGTGGATGGACGAGTTTACAAAATAAAATCAACTAA
- a CDS encoding OsmC family protein, giving the protein MEAHIYNVDINWSSDRKGVMCSPELIKNAASCIEVATPPEFPKGIPGIWSPEHLFTAAVSSCLMTTFLAIADNSKLEFKSFSCKSQGKLEQIDGKYIMSEILLEPKVSIQNEQDRAKAERILLKSEAACLISNSIKSKITMNPTIEVVS; this is encoded by the coding sequence ATGGAAGCACATATTTATAATGTAGATATCAACTGGAGTTCAGACAGAAAAGGCGTAATGTGCTCTCCTGAACTAATAAAAAATGCAGCTAGCTGCATTGAAGTGGCCACTCCACCTGAATTTCCCAAAGGAATTCCTGGTATATGGTCACCGGAACATTTATTTACAGCAGCCGTCAGCAGTTGCTTGATGACTACCTTTTTAGCAATAGCCGATAATTCCAAACTTGAATTCAAAAGCTTTAGCTGTAAATCCCAGGGGAAACTAGAACAGATTGATGGAAAATACATCATGAGCGAAATACTACTGGAACCAAAAGTGAGCATTCAAAACGAACAAGATCGCGCAAAAGCAGAACGTATCTTGTTAAAGTCAGAAGCTGCATGTCTGATCTCAAATTCCATTAAATCAAAAATTACCATGAACCCGACGATTGAAGTTGTTTCTTAA